ACCCCGGCGTCGAAGTGCAAACGCTGGACGCCGGCGCGCAAGAAGTCTACAGCCGCATTGAAGCGGAGAAGAACCGGCCGCAGGCCGACGTGTGGTGGGGCGCGCCCTCCACCATGTTCATGCAAGCGGCAAAAGACGGTCTGCTCGAAGCGTACCGCCCCACGTGGGCCGACAAGGTGGAGCCTGCGTACAAGGACGCGGCGGACCTTTGGTACGGGACATACCGTTCACCGATTGGCATCGTCTACAACAGCCGTCACTACAAGGCCGAAGACCTACCCGATTCGTGGGACGGTCTGCTCGATCCCAAATGGAAAAGCAAGATTACCATCCGCAAACCGCTCGCTTCGGGCACCATGCGCACGTTCATCGGCGCGATGATTCTGAGGTCTGGCTCGGAAGACGCAGGCATTGCGTGGCTCAAGAACCTCCACGGCCAGGTTGAGGCCTACATGGAAAACCCTCAGTTGCTCTATGACCACATCAAGCGTCAGGAGGACCTGATCAGCGTGTGGCTGCTGCCCGATGTGGCGCTGCAACGCGATCGGAATGGATATCCGTTCGAATGCGTTGTGCCCAAGCAAGCCCCCGTACTGACCGAAGGCATCGCCATCGTGAAAGGCGCGCCGCATCCGGATTTGGCGAAGGAGTTCTACGAGTTTGTCACAACGTCGGAGGCTTTAGCGCAACAAGCCAAGGCCTACGCGAAGATCCCCGTGCGCACCGACATTGACCCTGCAACATTGCCGCCGTGGATCTCGGCGCTCAAAATTGATCCCATGCCCATCGATTGGTCGGCGTTTGCTGCGAACGAAAAGAAGTGGGTGGACCGCTGGGCGTCAGAGGTATTCAACGCGCAATGAGCGCCGTACGCTGCGACCGCATCACCAAAGTCTATCCCGAAGGCGGTGGCATTTGTGCGTTTGAATGCGCCATCGCCGACGGCGA
Above is a window of Candidatus Hydrogenedentota bacterium DNA encoding:
- a CDS encoding extracellular solute-binding protein encodes the protein MSPAQYCFVSSIQNPKSKIQNVLLLAFTLLVFATVFLGCSSGPVIVVYSPHGPDVLNDYKKLFEEAHPGVEVQTLDAGAQEVYSRIEAEKNRPQADVWWGAPSTMFMQAAKDGLLEAYRPTWADKVEPAYKDAADLWYGTYRSPIGIVYNSRHYKAEDLPDSWDGLLDPKWKSKITIRKPLASGTMRTFIGAMILRSGSEDAGIAWLKNLHGQVEAYMENPQLLYDHIKRQEDLISVWLLPDVALQRDRNGYPFECVVPKQAPVLTEGIAIVKGAPHPDLAKEFYEFVTTSEALAQQAKAYAKIPVRTDIDPATLPPWISALKIDPMPIDWSAFAANEKKWVDRWASEVFNAQ